cacacacacacacacacacacacacacacacacacacacacacacacacacacacacacaaacacaatatgtcagaaaatacacattcaaatgtctttaatttaaaactACTGTTGGGTAATTATCTTATCATATTTAAAtcgtatttattgtattttgttacttttttgtcatgttttataaACTTATCATATAAGTTGTGACTTAAAGTCTTAATATGTTAAATTTAATGCCAAGTATaatggtggaggaagtatttagatcctttacttaagtaaaagtacaaataccacactttaaaaataaagtaaaagtgctTTGTAGTATTAAATATGATCAggttaatgtaatgtaattaagttttttgcatgaaaaaaggCAAATGATGACGATCAATAGCGgcccattcattttctgtcaatcaactaattgattaatcgactTAATCATGTTAAACGAACAccatattttataaactcttCATATATGTTtggtgtgtaaaaaaataaacaagtaaagtaaagtaacaaacagttagataataaaacatataacgTCAGGCACGAACGAGTacacaataacaacagaaaagtatataaatataaaaatatacaatataaaatacaagcaaataaaacaatgctCACAAGagacaattaaatatttaaaataaactgaaaataaaataatattaataataataataattaaaaataataagggAATAGAAGCAAAATAAAACGACGCTCACAAGAgacaattaaatattaaagataaactcaaaataaaataataatattaataattattattattaaaaataataagggAATACAAGCAAATAAAACGACGCTCACAAGAgactattaaatattaaaaataaactcaaaataaaataagattaatcattattattattaaaaataataagggAATAGAAGCAAATAAAACGACGCTCACAAGAgacaattaaatattaaagataaactcaaaataaaataataataataataattgttattattaaaaataataagggAGTACAAGCAAATAAAACGACGCTCACAAGAgacaattaaatattaaaaataaactcaaaataaaataataatattaataataataaaacaatattttaaaataataaataaggacagagtttattatttataccaatattaataataaactcACCCATTAAAATCCGGACAGGTGTCTTGGAGATGAACCTGGAGAAGATGTGTGAGATGATGACGCCCATTGTTCAGGTAGAAAGTTGTGTCTCTcttggtgagtgtgtgtgtgtcttgttttatagagcagcagtgtgtgtgtgtgtgtgtgtgtgtgtgtgtgtgtgtgtgtgtgtgtgtgtgtgtgtgtgtgtgtgtgtgtgtgtgtgtgtgtgtgtgtgtcagttctGTACACGCTGGCAGAGGAGTCGTAGACTGTTATGACAACATACAGGCACGACCTTCAGAATAAAGGCATGCTGGTtgaaatagtcccaaacaaatgcactatttcttCCTGTTTGAGGGAacttaactttattaaaaaaaacacaatgattatttatatatatataatataaatatatatatatttatttatatattaaatataatataaatatatatatagtatatatatatatatttatatatatattatatttatatatatatttaagtgccagtattttcttatatatatatatatatatatatatatatatatatatttatatatatatatatatatacagtaccagtcaaaagtttggacacaccttctcattcaatagtttttctttctttctttcttttttctttctttctttttttttctacattgtagattaatattgaagacatccaaactatgaaggaacacatatggaattatgtggtaaacaaacaaatgctcaacaaaccagaatatgttttatattttagattcttcaaagtagttgaatgagaaggtgtgtccaaacttttgactggtactgtatatatatataatatatatatatatatatatattatatatatatatatattatatttatatatatatattatatatatatatattatatttatatatatatatatatatatatattatatttatacatatatatatatatttatatatatattttttttaatgatttaggTCTCCAGTAGGAacagacaaaatataataacacCAGACATATCCTTTAAATGCAGTATTGTACAAAGTTATTCAGTGTTATATTTAAGAATGtaggtaaacaaataaattacaaatactACACTACATAGAAAATACTCCCAGTGCATCACAGTACTACATAGTATActatagaaaaaaatatctgcagAGCTGCaatatattaaattatcttTTGGCATGTTTTTGGTATGTTTACTACATAAACTGATGCTTACTTTTATGTTCCGCCTTTTtttctaatacatttttttagtttgcAATATAAGTTATGTGACTGCTATGTAAATAAGGAAACATATTAGTCCCAAATTGGATTAAAACtaacaaattaaagaaaagaacatgTTAAAAAGCTTATATAAAGATTAAATGTAATAGCATTGGTGAgaatcatagaaaaaaaactaaagaagagTTGGTGCCTTCATGTCAGAGTCAGTTTTCTTCCAGGTAAATACTGAATTCAGTTTTGGTCTGAACAGTGTTGATAGGAGTTTTATTTTGGCAGCAGGACGTTGGTTCCTTCAGCATAGCAGGAAGTGTTGAtctgcctcttcctcttcctcttgttgttgttggcagAACTGACACagtctgttttctctgtgttcacCTGTCTCAGTGCCAGGATCGTCTTCACCCAATTGTATCTCATTTAGTTAGTAGTAACAAACTACATGTTTTGTGGTTTAATTTGGAGGACTTGGTTTAACAAACTCCAGCTTGTAATAAGTCACTTGTAATCATGATGACATGTTGCATTTTCCTAAACAAATGAGTGTTTAATCAAATTATCACAAACTCTGTCCCTGGCAATGTGAAAAAATGCTCAATTCACCTGTTAAATGATGCTTTTTGAGAAACTGAGAGACTGAGACTTATTGACTCAGTGAGTTGTTAATATTCTTTATAATCTTAGTTCTGGTTTGCAGCTGTTTGTATATTGTGTGTGGTTTCTGTCAGCAAAAAGAGAAGTTCTCACGCAGCGCAGGGAAACAGGATGTCACAAACGAAACCATCTCAAACTTCCACAATCCTGAAtcctttgatttttcttttgctcaatTATATTTTTCTGCACGGTTCATTTTGTAACATGAAGCCTTTCTCAACACCACAACGACATTTTGTTCTGATGTGAAAACACTGCattcttgatttgttttatacattgagatcacagtatttatactcaaaGTCACAGCAATACAGACAGAGGACATGAAACCTGTGGTACCTCTGTCACACAgactgtggtgtgtttgtggttcaGGGAAATCTCAGCAGAGTGAGACTTCATCACGTAGTCCATTGTTCTCTGGATCAGCCGGTTTCCTCCACCTAGATCATGACAACACTGTCAGTGCTGAATGTACAATCCTCCATGAAGTAACACTGAACCCTCTATTGCAAAACTTTCTCTGATTGGTATTGGTCAATCAGttatacctttttttgtttgtgtcttttgacaaacacttcatccttcagtttttCTGaatcattcaaattcaaattcaccaaattcatgaacacacaaactgtagtatatttttaaattactaagcatttatatatgtgtgttttctttttaaggatTTAGGTCTTCAGCaggaacagacagaagagaATAACACCAGACTTATCCTTGAAGTGAAGAGTTGTGCAAAGTTGTTCAGAGTAATATTTAAGAATGCCGGTAAATAAATGGTGTACAAATACTACACTTCTTACATTATGCATCATAGAAAATACTCCAAGTGCATCACTGTACTACACagtataatataattaaataagtTTAGAAAATCTCTGCAGAGCTGCTTTCTTTTACGTTCCCcactttttttctaatgttcTTCTCATGTCTGTACACGGATTGTGGTGCATTTGTGTTTCAGGAAAATCAATTTCTGGATCAGCCAgttcaaaacaaccacagagacacacaaatgacaacaaagagacacaaataaaccacagagacacacaaatgactacaaagacacacacgtAACCAGTGCTGATTGTACAATAATCCATAAACTAATACTGAACCAAATGTTGAGATAGgtggaaggggatgaaaaagcGTTATctgtaaaataactaaaatggGATGTAATGGCATAAAGTAGTTGCATGCAATTGAAATACTCAATTAATGTAAAAGTACTAGTAcagcacttgagtaaatgtacttggttacatttcaccactgtttgttttatctggtCCCGActaattttgatttaaattaacTACCAACATAAAGGATTCTGCAGCTTTTTCACTGGAGCACTTTTGTTTTGAAGGGGCCATCTGCTCCAGATCTTAGTCTGCTCACAGAATGAGGAAGGTCTGAAGGGTCAAAGTCCTTCCCAGcagcacaaaacaaaccaaacagccAGCGGTATTGATGAATCATAAAATCATCACACCCTTCTCCTACGCAGTAGAGggagaagtactcagatcttttacttaagtgaaagAAGCAATACTACAATGCAGATTTACTTTCATATCAAAATACACTAAAAGtaccaaaagaaaaagtactacttttttttaatatatttatatggttGGATTATTGGATAATCTAATATtccaatatattttattattggataacaaataataataataataataatgataataataataataatacttttgataaattaataataaatgtaaacttttttattcatgaaaacatacatcAATGTattacattgttattattataataatataaataaatataatatattttattattggattacaattttataataataataataataatctagtattaaagaataaataatagatGTTAATATGtgtatcaataaatacataaatacatttattttattgtaattgtattattataatagaataatatattatattatgggattacaatataacaataataataataataataataatgataataataatgatgatgataataatatagtattaataaatatatgatacaagtaaatatgtttattaataaatacataaatacatgttttaaattgtaattgtattataataatcaaataatatattatatatgggATTATAATGATTGATGCATTCAATTGCATTGTTTATCTCTGTATTGTTGGAGCTTGTTAAAGGaaattttaataactttatatactTCTGGATAACTTCACCATCATAATGTATTTCTTGATCTTATTTTGTGGAGAGCAGGACTGAGACAAAGAGGAATCTGTCTGCAGAAATAAAACTCATCTCACGACGtctgaaacaggaaacaaaagtgttttgagCTGCAGTTCAGAAGGACGACACGCAGATAAAAatcacacacatccacacaacgAGGACACAAAGACGCTTCACTGCAGAGACTCTGGTCAGCCGtctgaggatgaggatgaagagcaTGCCGCTTTATGTTCCCGTGGTGTTGGCGGTGATGTCAGCATTGACCatcacagcaacaacaactcGAAGAACAACGACATGGCCAACTACAGGTAGGAACACATGcataaacagttttcttttcttggctTCTTTAACCAAAATAATCCTAACCCTTAACCTGAACTTAAACCAAGGCGTCActctaaaatgtaataaattgtgTAATAAGGACATGCATTTTGTCCTCAAAAGGAGAGaaagtccccacaatgtgactgtgtaaatAGATGTATGTCCTCAAAAGATGggtaaaacaaacatacaaacacacacagttagatTAATAttcacttttctattttttactgACATGTTGCACAGTGTGAGTTCCTCTGTATTAGTTGTTGTCTAAGTTTTTGTTTATATAACTTGCATTTAACCAGGAAGttatttgagatattttaaaaatgtgggtgtgtgtgtgtgtatgtgggtgtgtgtgttcctcttttttttgtcttggtgCGATGGAAGCACTGACCCAGTTCTAGATTTCACTCCCAGCacgttttaaacattttatttaaaggtacagtttgGAGATTTTTGGAGATATatttgcagaaatggaatatgatattaataactTAACAAGGAGGGGGGCTTCTATGGTAGTATGTTCTATGGTAgtccagaacggacaaaccaaacacttacTCTATGAAGAACcatttgtgttttctccccACATGCTTGGCACAAGGCAGTAGTTTCTGTCAAACTCACCGCTAGATGTCGGCAGATCCtgcacactggacctttaaataatttaatatatatgtagtGTTTTCACCCTGGAAATAAATTGTACGCGGACTAAAAAATGATGTCGATGGAGAATGCATTCAAAAATAATTGTGGATAGCGGTGAGAAGCCACGTACACAGAAATAtctgcaataaaatatctttggaaaatatattaatttcacTTTATGATATATGTTTTGCTGCACTGTGTAAGATAATCTGATGGAGTAAATTGATTTGTTGTATAGTATCTGCGAAAGTAGATAAACAATGAACTAGAACACTGTGCATGAAGTGTATTGCAGCGCTTGCAGAAATCTCAAAGTCCTACCTAAcatttaaatctgaaatatgTCTTATTAGTCCATTCTAAACTATTTTAATTAACACAATGTTCTGTATTGTATGGTAAGAGGGTGCACGAGTGAAAAGGAGATTAAATATAATGCTGGCaacatgtttgtgtggtttcttttcctctttcttcctctagGAACACCTGGAATGAGTTTAGACGGGAAGATGTTCACTTTGTCTTCTTATAGAGGAGGAATATCCTTCTATTCACCCTATTATAGTCCTACATCTCCCACCTGGCCAACCTTTACCAGCAACCGACCATGGATCGGAAACCAACGCTGGATCAGATACCAACTGTGGACCACCCCCAAACCCACCACCCCCAGACCCacgaccaccaccaccaaagcaacgaccaccaccaccaaagcAACGACCACCACCAGACCCTGGACCACCACCAGACCCTGGACCACCACCAGACCCTGGACCACCACCAGACCCTGGACCACACCACATGCAACTAGAGGTGAGTACATTCACAAACGTAAATGTTTGCTGTCATGTTTTCTCTTGTATTTTTTGCCTTCtaagacttaaaatatataaaaatgaattattttattactgttttgCAGATTGAAGCTGCATTAAGTGATTTCTGACCACAAGGGGGCAGATagacttaatttaatttttatttggttttgtgtgtctctgtggttgtttgtgtgttgttataGTCGTTTAGtgtctttgtggttattttgtctctttgtggttgttttgtgtctaatCAAAGCTAActgaatgaaacattttgcatcaatttaacaattaaaacatttatatttaaatgttaatctCAAAAGCACTCTCTGCATTTTGAACATATCTGAAAAACCtagttctgtttctgttgtctgcacaatttatttttcttctggtactttttttaattcatgaaaTACAACAACCAAAGAACATTTGTTTAACACAACTTGATCCACGGCGCCCATGTGACTCctgcaggtgtgtctgtgtgtgtgcgttacaTGGCCGACTACCTTCCCTCACTCTTCACACTCAGTCCATCCAGCAGAGACCCTCTGACGCTGACAGCCTCAGATGGGACGTATGAACTGCGCATTGGAAGATACAGTTCAGACAGCACCTACCTTCGACCTAACTTAAAGTTCTGGTCAAACATTGGACCGGACATCTGGACCAGAGTCTGCCTCACTGTGGACTCCATGGAGAATGTGGCCCAGATGTTTAGTGGCTCGGACATCAGCGTCAGGAAGATTCTGCCTATTCAGGTGAGAACAAAGTAGCACATACTGGAGCAAAACTGTAGataagaagtggaggtagtcattgtgacgtcaacCACTGGTTTGTgaactacagttttgaagcgTTGAGgtcggcattttggccgtcgccatctagATTTTTTGTCCCCCCGAGTACATGAAGGTCTCACTCCAATTAAATCTGTTTAATTAACCACAAATCACTGTGAAGGAGCCAATTTAAAGTGGCTAA
This portion of the Anoplopoma fimbria isolate UVic2021 breed Golden Eagle Sablefish chromosome 17, Afim_UVic_2022, whole genome shotgun sequence genome encodes:
- the LOC129106155 gene encoding uncharacterized protein LOC129106155, which encodes MRMKSMPLYVPVVLAVMSALTITATTTRRTTTWPTTGTPGMSLDGKMFTLSSYRGGISFYSPYYSPTSPTWPTFTSNRPWIGNQRWIRYQLWTTPKPTTPRPTTTTTKATTTTTKATTTTRPWTTTRPWTTTRPWTTTRPWTTPHATRGVSVCVRYMADYLPSLFTLSPSSRDPLTLTASDGTYELRIGRYSSDSTYLRPNLKFWSNIGPDIWTRVCLTVDSMENVAQMFSGSDISVRKILPIQYYWSGEPVIDFSGFDGQLTDVQIWDYPLRYKEVFNYMTSGVYAPYRGSALSWSYISYSPRGKTLLEDTYEFKAKQPIGRSGGRKGRRPKGGKKTWEFSNVGESKREQF